The genomic DNA AGAATCTTCTTTTTGTTGGAGATTCAGCCTCCTCACTCTGAGAGCTGACACTTACCAGTTGCTGAAAAGCAGGCTGATCTATGTCACTCTGCAAGGCGAAGTCACTCAGTACTTTCCAAGGCGGCTGGTAACTCTGCACCTCCACTGGGTTTGCCTGTAAGCCACCATCGTGTCTCTCTGGACTGGCAGCCACCATGGGAGTTCCTGTCATCCCCTGGATATTCTGTGAATAGGGCCCCCCAACCCCAACATGTTAATGACCAAACTCCCTCCCTCCATTGTCTGCACAGGCTAAGCAAATATACCCTGGCATTATCTTATCTATATAGTGGCCATTATTGACTCAGTTAATCTGCTGCATGTATGGATATTAGCCagagttcagttttgttttattttattctgtttttctgcttctgtgcGTGAGACTAGTAGGTCTGCTTGGACCTTATTAAACTAAATTCTATTCtgactttctcctttcccttcacaTTCACAGTTCATCCCAATTCCTCCCATCTGCCTTCACAGGCTATGGCATCACAGGGGTGGAAAGCTGCAGCCTCCAGACATGGTGGGTTTCCTGGGCAGTTTCAGTTACACTTTCTACAGGCACTTCTCTTCACAgcgccaacccccacccccaagcattTGGGTCTGGCCGCTATCGTGTGCTATTACACACTCACCAACTTGAAAAGTGCCCCGGCTCAGGCTTGGCTGGCCTGCCAAGTTTAATGACAGCGGGGGttttatggcatttaaaaataggGCTGAAgcggtaaaaagaaaaaaaaaaaaaagaacctctttAGTTTAACTCAACCAGAAATCCTGCGGAGTGGGTGTTGCCATGGGCCTGGGATGACAGTGTATAGTAATATCTCCGGAGGCCTGGGCTTGACCTAGAGCAGACGGTGCCCTGTCTTCTCAGGTCACCTTGGTGGACCTCACCGGTCTGAAGGTGCTGAGGCAGgccttgcccagagtcacagggCATACCCAGGGGGTCGACGGCCAGGGTGACCCACCCACCAACCCCTGAATTAGATAGGGAGGCAAGGAGGTGTCTCTTACTCTGGTGCCTGAGGAACTGACACCCTGAACCCTGGCAAAACGGGGCCAGGCCTTGATGCCCCCTGCCGGTGCAGTGCAGGGGTGACCCTGTCCTTCCGGTGCTGGAGTGGGGGCAAGGATGAAGGGCACAAGCCCACCCACGTGGAGGTGGAGGTGCAGGGCTCAGCAGGCGGCCCTTGCCCGCATGGGTAGAGGAGGTGAGGGGCTGCCGGCTTTTGCCCTGGAGCAGGATGGAACACGCTTGCAGGCCAACCTGGGCAGCCCCTTGCACCTTGCGCGCTTGCTCTGCTCCCCCCTCAAGTCCCCTACCAGCCCCAGGGCCACTCACAGTTTTGTCATtgggctgctgctgctggagctgCTTCATCATGATGCTCCGCTTCTTGTCCTTGCACCGCTTGTTTTGAAACCAGACCCGGATCACGCGGGGGCTGAGGCCCGTCATCTCCACCAGTTGCTCCTTCATGAGGGCGTCTGGCCGGGGGTTGGCGGCATAGCAGGTCCGCAAGGTGTGGAGCTGCTTCTCGTTCAGCACTGTCCGAACGCGGGTGGTCTTCTCAGGCTGCTTGTGGACATGGGGCCGCAGGGCCGGCTGCCGGGCGGAGATGGGCTCGGCTGCGAGGCAAGGGGCGCCGTGAGCGCGGGCCAGGCAGCTCGCCCTCCCGTACTGCTCCCAGACAATGGCCAGTGCTTTGCAGGCTCAACAGACAAAGCAGGGGCAGCAGAGATGGGGACCAGGGAAGCAAAAGGGAGAATAATATCTGGCTCTCTAATCTGAGAGGTCAAAGCTGAGTAATTCAGGCCCAGAACACAGCCTCCACCCTTGCTCTTGTCAACACAGCCTTAGCAAAGGGGCCCAGGTCTCAGGGGCAGCATCATCCAGCAttgtttctcctccttccccgccTGTCCTCATACCCGGACTGGGCCCAGGTTACACGAGTACCCACTACCTCCAGGCTCTTGGACAAAGGCCACAGATGGTACAAGGGGAAATGCAGAACACCCCAATGTCAGCCAGAGACACTGTACCAGCTGGGAGGTCTCTAATGCAAAGGTCAAAGAGAATTCTGTCAGAAAGCCTTGAACGTCAGTCCAGAGAGGGCAAGCATGTCAAGGGGCTAAAGAAATTCAGTATTCTGGCCATAACTCCAGTCCTTGATCTTTCTTACTACGAAATCTACCTGGCTGTTCCTGAGATGGGCTGACCGCATGCAAAAGAAAACCGAAACTGTTGAGCTGCCCAGGCTCTAGATAAATGACAGCTGGGAAGTGTTCTGTCTCCTGACGTCCTCCCAATATTTCCACCTCTTCTGTGTTTCCCCACAAGCAAAGCGCAGGTTGCACAGAACAGAAATTGCCACTCTGGCTTTGCCTCTGTGCAAGCTAGTCACACATCCCCCAGAATAGAAGTCTTACAGCCTCTGAGAAAGCGGAGTGGACAGATCTGTGTTTCCTCACCTTCAGTGTTTAATAAGAAttgatactttaaaaatgcaCCAGTAGCTCTATTCCTGAGGGGAAGTAAGGTTTGGAAACATTGTCTGCCTTCTAAGGGAAGGCCTCCTCCTGGCCAACCTTGCCCTGTTTCTATTCTCCTTCTTGGGGAAAGGGCTCTCGAAATGTATGGTACAAATCCTTCACCTTCCAGGACCCCTAGGGTCAGGTCAAAACCTATTGGGTCAATTTAGTGTTACAGCGACAGGCCTGAAGATGAAATTCTCACCAAATCACATAGAATGAATGGTTTAAAGAGGCAGACTCCCTTTAAATGGCAATTATTGCAGATTAGCTTGTTGACAGTTTTAAATTACAGCTCTGTGCAATGGCCTGCAGTTATTAAGACTGTATCTTTTCACATCCATTCTTtcacaaaaggataaaaataaattctaaaaatgttttagagTGTGGGGCAGTTGTAAGGAAAAAGGATTTGAAAGGCTAAATGACTTAGGGCCACCTAAGCTTCCTTCATTGGGTTAAAGGAGGAAGCTCTGGGGGCTAGGAGCTCCACCCCTTTAATTAGGCAGCGGCAGGAAGAATACCTGGCAGGGAGCTGAAGCCCATTTTCAGTAAGCCCGGGTTTGGAGGCCAAGGTGAACTGGAAGTACTGTCTggatgtgtgtatacatgtatgcaCAAGTAGTGTACATTCATGTGTACCCATATTTAGACACGCAGATGTGTAGatgtgctgggggcgggggggagtctGTGGACACCGTGAGTGCACTGCATCTTGCGCAAAAGAGCGAAGTACAGTGCAAACTGCTCCTAGAAAATCTCCTTTAACAGCCAGCCGAGGCCTCAGCAACTGCCCTGTGGCTACCAAGGTGGCCGCGGTGGCCCACGCCATGGCTGGGGCGGTGCTGGCCTAGCCCAGCGCCAGCCTCCCCCAGCCATCCTCCCTCCCGGCAAGGAGTACCTGCCATTTGCAGCGGCCGCGCCGGGTGCAGAGGGCTGAGTGGGTCACCGGCGCCCAGGCTGGCCCTCTCCACCACGTCGTGGTCCGCACGGCAGAAGAGCCCGTCCTCCCGAAGCGCGAACTCGTCCCCAGGGATGAGCTGACGGCTGCAGGCCACGCAGCGGAAACACTCGATGTGGTACACCTTGGAGCGGGCGCGCATCACGAAGTCGTTCTTGCTGAAGCCGATGCTGCACTTGGCGCATTTGATCCCGTACAACCTGCGCGCCGCCGGGCAGGGACAGgcagagaaacacagaaagaggGGATCACTTCAAGCCGGCACTGCCCTGGCCCAAGATCATCGAGGACCCCGGCCACACTGCCCTGGGACGCTGAAATCAGCATTAGCCGACCAGCTGGGAATGGGAGGAAAGAAATCATTAAGTTTCTCTCacttctcctccctttcttttaccccccttttcttttcctatgaACCTCTGTGTCTCCAACCATAGCTCTTAGTTCAGAACACCCCCAAAGTAAAAATGTTTGACATATTGGAAACCTGGACCTCTGTTCTAGCCCAGCCCCAGGGTAACCCTTGCAGCTTTTGGCAGAAGGGAGTCAGGGGGGACTCTGGTAGCCACTGGCCCCACACTTTTGCCTTCCTATCCCCCAATTTCTGCTGCTAGAAATGTCTTTAAAACTGCTACAAGAAGTGCttccaagagaaaaagaggttAGGGGAGGAGACTGTCACCCCACTCATTGGTAAATATACACAGATGCACAAGCAGAGTAACAAAATGAAACCTCTGAGGGTTTCCAGATTCCCTTCTGCACAATAAGCATGTTGCAGTTTTTCCCCAACTAAAGATTTTTCCTCGGTAACGATGTTAACGAAagtttcctctcccttcttcctttaattattatctttaaaatctgctcctgctctctcaatCTTTTTCAAGCTGCTGAAGCATCTACTTCTATTTCAGTTTGCTTGAGAACCAGGACcagccagaaaaatgaaaaaacccaCTTCTAAGGTCTTCCTCATGCCTGACCTTTCCTTACCAAGAGACAATCCTTGTAGGTTCCACCTAGGCGGCACTGCCCTGGCCCCCTCTCCATGTATCAGTAATAACAGAAGTGGGGGCATTCCTACAAACAGAgaatggaggtggggggaagaTCCACACATAATGGGAGGAGGGCACCTCACTCCCCCAAGGGGAGAAGGGCATTCAGACCTAAATAGTCTCTCTGTTCTGCTTTTACAACTACAGGAGTTcaaagggacacacacacacacacacacacacacacacacacacacacacacaattgagaGAGAGTAAAGGGGAAAAGGCAAAGGCAATTGGCTCCTTCTATAAATGTGTACGTGAAATTGGCTACATGAAGGTCTGTATGCAGTTGAGGAAAACACTATCTCCATTGGAGGAAAGATAGTCCTAGAGGTGCAAAGTGAGCTCTCCCTCTCCAGAATCTTGAGTTCACACACTAATCAAGTAAACAATGAAAACGGCTCATTTGTCAGAGGTTAGAAGGTAGATTCAAAAGTTTTTCTTCCCTCCGCCTACTCTATGTGAGATCTTCCATTTCATAGGATGAGGACTTTACCTTGCCTGTGACCAAACAATTTGGAAaatccctcccccttcctcctgttCCCCACTTCCCCTAtttcctcccactctccttccctccccaccccccatcccacaAAGTATTAAAAAACCCTTAGACACACTGTTCAGTTTTACTTATCAAGATTATACTCTCTATTTCATGattttacaataagaaaaagtGCTGGACACAAAGTGAACAGGTAAAAATTGTGACCACATATTTAATTCTTAACTAAACTTTAATATAAGTTCTCAGCTCCAGAAATTCTATAAACTTACAAAAGCTAATTACTTGTTAATAGCCactggagaaattttaaaaatatacaatatttttatattatttaacataatgGTGAAGGTGTTATCTCTTCTGTTTGTTattaaaacaatacaattttCTTTAGGAATTCTACTGACATCctaaagcagaaaatgaaatttcaaacacatatatacacaggTAGAGAAAATTTGAGATTTGTGAAGCATGAAGTTGAGACacaaaataactgaaagaaaaaaaaaaaaaccctcagaaagTCCCCTATGTGGTTTTAGTCTTGTCAGTATGGGCAATTCGCTCATTTTATCAGTTACCAGATTTTAATGTGAGAAAGGAAGCTGTTCAATTATCTAAATATACCAATTGTTCGTAGACAGATGATGGGCAATTTGATCTGCTCTGTCTAATTCATCAGCTCAGataagataagaaagaaaagatagtcAGATGTCACCAAagggttaatatttaaaaagattaaatttccGGTCTTTTTTGCAGGGAATATTTGGATTGGTTTTGAAATTTTCCAAGAAAGGACTCTTACCCTAAAAATAAATGGGGCAATATTTCTATTTGCACTTTCAAGGTGCATTTCTAAACATCCTTAGGTCAAACTTTTATTTTGCCTATTGCATTGACATCTCCACAAAATTTGTTACTCATGAGACActgaactataaaaataaataaatgaatagggaAAAACACTGCACAATACAATAAAAAccaaccttttaaaaagaaagtttagaaAGCCCAAATGATCCATCTTTAAATTTCTGCTTGTTTTGGAAGGGGGAgggtgaaagaagaaaataatttgagcaTCACAAATTCCAAGAGCAATTAAACAAGCTTCAACACCACACAATTTATGAAAACCACTACTGAGTTTGTGCAGGGATTTTCCCCTAAAAAGTGAGGTAAACAGAATAGtttaatttacataacatacttAAAGAATAACTTTTGCACACTGGACTCCACTAAGGCATACTTCGCAAAAAGACAAAGCCACATCAAGTAATAAAAAAAGGAgtagagagagatggggaaatcTCACAAAATTAAAGAAGCAATATAAATGGCGTACCTGATATAATCTCTTTTACAGTAGGTTTTCCCATCTCTAACAAAGCACGTACAGCTCTCATCCAAATACTGATTACACTCCGCACATTTCAAACATGCCGCATGCCATTCCAAATCCGGAGAAACCCTCAGAATATACTGATCGTGAATTTGATTGCCGCAACCAACACATAGGGAAATCAGAcgtttttctgaaatgaaaataaatacatgattgaCTAACCGTTTACTTCCTACAGAGATAAACACACTTTTAGTGTCGTTCTCTTACAGGGCGTACTCTaggagttttgttgttttttttttttccccttcttttctttctttctttctttctttttttttttttaagagtattgcACTTTGGGATGGTAATTGAAGTGTGCCATCAAAACCttgactcatttttaaaaggaggtggaatatatgtaaaatgcagaTTTGAACAGTCTACATTTTTAAGTCTAGCACGCAATCAAACCcgttcattttgtatttcttttacctccctcctccctctttgcCGTAATCATTGGGAAAGATCATGGATAAGTCAAGTCAAAGAAAAGGTTTTGACTAGAAGCGTTAAGTGAACGCTTATATTTTCCATGAAGCGCGCTCTTAAATAGCACATAGGACTGGATATTGTTAGTAAGAGCAGACATCAATACAGTTGTCACTCGTTCTCTTTTGCAAGTCTAATGCTAATTCACATCTCCGGGTATTGTATGTACAGGCAGACCTTTGCAACGGAATAACCTCGGAGAGCTCAAGATTCCCGAGGAGGAAACTACCGCTTTAGCACCAGAAGGCTAGGGTTTTGGAGGGCACACAGGCGAATTCAAACACAAGGTACGATCAGTTTCCCGAAGATCAGAACCGACAGCAAGCATGCAGGCGTGGCGGCAACAAGAAAAAgccaccttttctctctctccaggcaATGACTCCAACTGTGAAGAGCCCTTGGCACCCGTGCCTGAGAGAGACCCCCGCACAAGTACAGCACACCGAGCCCCACAAGGTAAAATAGCCTCTTACTTTTTGGTGGATCTCCCATGTCTCCCATATCTGTAAGAGGGAGTAATGTCCACAGTGAAATGGTGGTTGTACAGTTGGTGAACAGCCCACAGAGAGGATGCTGGAGCTGTGGCTAAGTGGGAAATAGTGGCCCCTGGGGTTGCCAAGGCTGAGAGAACCGCTGCCCGGCTGCGCCGCGCCCTCGCGGATCTGGGAGTCCAATTTAAGCCGGCGGAGTTGGCGGAGCAGAGGCGCTGCGGCGGCGGCGGACTCGGCGCGGCTCCGGCACCTCTCTTCCTTATCTCTTACTCAAACTTCTCAGCTCCAACTCAGCTCCATCGCCATTGGTCTGACGCAGCGCGCGGGGACGTCAGGCGAGCGCCGCGCCCATTGGCTGTGGGGCGCGCGGCGCAGCTGTTCTGATTATCATATTTCAGCCTCGCCGCCGCCGTGCGCCACTGACCGCTCGGCGAGCCCGCGGGAGAGGATTAGGGCTCCCGAGGCAACTTGCTCTGAGCTCAGGCCGCTCTCTCCCGAAGCTCGGGCTGGCCAGCTGCTCTGGCTTTTggccttcctctccttctcctcctcctgccccccctcccGTGCTCCTTCCCGGCGGTGCCGTCAGCGCCCTCGCCTCCTGTCGCGCTGCTCCTCCGCCCTGCGTTCCTGGGGTCCCCGCAGTCCGGCTGGCCGTGTTGCGCGCGGGGCACTTTTCTGCCGCCGGTGGCGAGTGGCTGGTGGGTAGGTCTTCCTGATGACGAGGTCCTTCCAGGCCTCTAGGAAAAGGGGCGACTTGGAACAGGCCGTTTGGCTCGGTTTGGTCTCGCGCTTTAGCGCTCAGCTCCGGGCCTGGCCCGGCTTGGTTGCCCGGGAGGGTGAGTTCCCGAACTGGCTGCGCCTGGCGCTCTGGGAGCTGCCTGGGGGAAGAAGAACCGGGAATGGGATGAATAAACCCACAGGAATTGTTCTCTACTGCTACCCCACTACCCCGTCACCACCGACCTCAGATCTCCAAAaagctggggtgggaggaaaaGAGTGCTTCTTGCTTTTAGCGGAGAATCAGGTTGGGAGCACACAGGTAAAACTAAGTTGACTCCGCGGACTCCTCTCTCTTCTAACAGTCCTTGAGGTCTGCTTTTGCAGTTTAGCCCTAGAATTTAGAAGCGCACTAACCCAAAGCCAAAGACTGAAATGATCTTCCAGTAGCGGAAAGTTTGTAAAGCGATTAATATATATCCTGTCCAGTTCCTCTGTCTGCTGGTGTCCTGCCCTTTGTTTTTAAGCAAACGTGTGCAATTTGCTCGTGGTGTTTTCGGCAATTATAAGGACAGTTCTCCATGTCTGTAgtctagagatttttaaaaaatgtgttagtTTAAGAGCGTGAGGAGGGAGGGATCAAATATTGAAAGGCAGTGAAATACCTGTTTCACTTCACCGGGTTTGTTTATCTGATAATTTTCTCTCGGGAAACAACCTGGAGAAAGACGAACGTTGGCTCCAACTCGCGGGTAACCTTTTTCAATAATTTCTGACATGTTCCCGTCACCTTTTACAGTCTCCCAAAAACAAAGTCACGGGAAAGTCCACGAAGAACACCCACACGTCTCCCAAAGCTTCTAAATAGCTAATCCTTATCTAAATGACTGCCAGTTTTCTCTTAAAAGGTCCACAAACCCAAGCAGTAGAAGGCTTAATTTCGGTGTCTTGCTGCCGCGAGAAAACCCAGTTGTGTTAGGAAACtcctttctttgtacttttcGCCAGATCCAACCCTTGATAAGAGCTGTGAGCTCTCAGCTGGCCTCAGTATCTCAGTTTGCATGGATATGCTTTTCCAGAGTGCAAAAAAACCTAAGATGTTTGAATTTCCTCCTGACCTAGTTGGGCTTTACCAAGAACACGTAtctgtttcgttttgttttttctcaaggaAGAGTTTTAACTGGATCTCATgccttctatttttattataagtatatctgtgtgtgtgtgaaattgaAAGTTGGAATAGACATAGGTTGATAAATTTAtccaattttttgtttaaaaaatctgttttgtttaaaGTTTCTAGTCTCCGGTATTATATGCATGGAGCCTTTTGTCAGGCTGCTTTTGCAAAGCTGCTGCTGGTAATCAAAACACGAAGCCAAGTCTTCCCGGTATAAGGGCATGTTTCCCTTACAGATAACCAAGTTGACtctagtttagaaaaaaaaagaagaagaaaagataccACTATAATGCCAGAAAGTAAGTGGAGGATTTTAACCAATCAAATTGCATTATGCCACCTTTATAACATGGAATTAAACAACAGAAGCTGCAGAAGCCTGATGACATATTTGAGATCCACAAAGCGCCCTCACTATCCATTCTCCTTCAAACCAGTCACATACACAGCGTGGTATTTTAACTTCCTAAACTGATAAGCTATTCCAAAGAATTATTGCTGATGATGGTAGCAATTCCAAATAGAAAAGCTGGCATGTGGCTTGGAGGAAAACGTTCACTCATGGGCAGTTTCATCATAATGgtgaagacacttttttttttcctttttttcagccCACACTGTTATTGTaatcaagtatttattttcttagtaagTTCCTAAGCTGATAGCGGTAAAGATCATGCGGAAGATACTCCCTGTTAAAAGGAGAAAGTTGAAGGAACCCAATAGTATGTTGTTCCATGATGGATGTGTTCTTGAGTTCTGTGTCTACTGCTAATACATTTT from Neomonachus schauinslandi chromosome 7, ASM220157v2, whole genome shotgun sequence includes the following:
- the ISL1 gene encoding insulin gene enhancer protein ISL-1, which encodes MGDMGDPPKKKRLISLCVGCGNQIHDQYILRVSPDLEWHAACLKCAECNQYLDESCTCFVRDGKTYCKRDYIRLYGIKCAKCSIGFSKNDFVMRARSKVYHIECFRCVACSRQLIPGDEFALREDGLFCRADHDVVERASLGAGDPLSPLHPARPLQMAAEPISARQPALRPHVHKQPEKTTRVRTVLNEKQLHTLRTCYAANPRPDALMKEQLVEMTGLSPRVIRVWFQNKRCKDKKRSIMMKQLQQQQPNDKTNIQGMTGTPMVAASPERHDGGLQANPVEVQSYQPPWKVLSDFALQSDIDQPAFQQLVNFSEGGPGSNSTGSEVASMSSQLPDTPNSMVASPIEA